In candidate division WOR-3 bacterium, the following are encoded in one genomic region:
- a CDS encoding NUDIX hydrolase: protein MRIKLRCAAIIVRGAEVLLVRSLKSPEEMWIPPGGKFKEEDFSVFECAKREAYEESGVAVSIKKLIGLNEIFDEEKKTFTIELFFLSEPVEGVTKNGYVFEKNNSEKRSPKWFTANELKMIKFSPEDLILSSLDDI, encoded by the coding sequence TTGAGGATAAAATTGAGATGCGCCGCGATAATCGTCCGCGGCGCAGAAGTGCTACTCGTAAGAAGTTTGAAAAGCCCTGAAGAAATGTGGATACCTCCGGGCGGAAAATTCAAAGAGGAGGATTTCTCGGTTTTCGAGTGCGCAAAAAGGGAAGCTTATGAGGAATCAGGCGTCGCTGTGTCAATAAAAAAACTTATCGGTTTGAACGAAATTTTCGACGAAGAAAAAAAAACTTTCACAATTGAGCTGTTTTTTTTATCAGAACCCGTCGAAGGAGTGACGAAAAACGGGTACGTCTTTGAAAAAAACAACTCTGAAAAAAGAAGCCCGAAATGGTTTACAGCAAATGAACTGAAGATGATAAAATTCAGCCCTGAAGACCTAATTCTTTCCAGTCTTGACGATATCTGA